In Phragmites australis chromosome 16, lpPhrAust1.1, whole genome shotgun sequence, one DNA window encodes the following:
- the LOC133896222 gene encoding UDP-galactose transporter 1-like isoform X2, translating to MEKDIPNVICILHKHCVGECKPAVHSSLLHADNKIFYSCDDSCYRIHLLTNPFHCNTVILQWLVWRKYFEWRIWASLVPIVGGILLTSITELSFNMFGFCAAMVGCLATSTKTILAESLLHGYKFDSINTVYYMAPFATMILSAPAMVLEGSGVINWLYTYEPVVPALIIIVTSGVLAFCLNFSIFYVIHSTTAVTFNVAGNLKVAAAVLVSWTIFRNPISAMNAVGCAITLVGCTFYGYVRHLISQQAAVAPSPRTPRGRMEMLPLTGEKQGDKM from the exons ATGGAGAAGGATATTCCCAATGTCATTTGTATTCTGCATAAACATTGTGTTGGGGAATGTAAGCCTGCGGTACATTCCAGTCTCCTTCATGCAGACAATAAAATCTTTTACTCCTGCGACGACAG TTGCTATAGAATTCATCTTCTGACCAATCCCTTCCACTGTAACACAGTGATTCTGCAGTGGTTGGTCTGGAGGAAATATTTTGAGTGGCGCATTTGGGCTTCTTTGGTCCCAATAGTGGGAGGAATTCTGCTAACTTCGATAACTGAGCTTAGCTTCAACATGTTTGGTTTCTGTGCTGCCATGGTTGGCTGCCTGGCCACATCCACAAAGACCATCCTGGCAGAGTCTCTACTCCATGGATACAAATTCGACag CATCAACACGGTGTACTACATGGCGCCCTTTGCGACTATGATCCTGTCAGCGCCGGCGATGGTGCTGGAAGGCAGCGGCGTGATCAACTGGCTCTACACCTACGAGCCCGTGGTCCCTGCGCTGATCATCATCGTCACGTCAGGGGTTCTGGCCTTCTGCCTCAACTTCTCCATCTTCTACGTGATCCACTCCACCACGGCCGTGACCTTCAACGTGGCCGGCAACCTcaaggtggcggcggcggtgctggtgTCGTGGACGATCTTCCGGAACCCGATCTCGGCCATGAACGCGGTCGGTTGCGCCATCACGCTTGTCGGCTGCACCTTCTACGGCTACGTGAGGCACCTCATCTCGCAGCAGGCCGCCGTGGCGCCGAGCCCGCGCACGCCCAGAGGCCGGATGGAGATGCTGCCGCTCACGGGCGAGAAGCAAGGGGACAAGATGTAG
- the LOC133896222 gene encoding UDP-galactose transporter 1-like isoform X1, which translates to MGSMEDGKMGNAATIRAVLAILQWWGFNVTVIIMNKWIFQKLEFKFPLTVSCVHFICSSIGAYIAIKVLKTKPLIEVASEDRWRRIFPMSFVFCINIVLGNVSLRYIPVSFMQTIKSFTPATTVILQWLVWRKYFEWRIWASLVPIVGGILLTSITELSFNMFGFCAAMVGCLATSTKTILAESLLHGYKFDSINTVYYMAPFATMILSAPAMVLEGSGVINWLYTYEPVVPALIIIVTSGVLAFCLNFSIFYVIHSTTAVTFNVAGNLKVAAAVLVSWTIFRNPISAMNAVGCAITLVGCTFYGYVRHLISQQAAVAPSPRTPRGRMEMLPLTGEKQGDKM; encoded by the exons ATGGGATCGATGGAGGACGGGAAGATGGGGAACGCCGCGACGATCCGCGCGGTGCTCGCGATCCTCCAGTGGTGGGGCTTCAACGtcactgtcatcatcatgaACAAGTGGATCTTCCAG AAATTGGAGTTCAAATTTCCTTTGACCGTGTCGTGCGTCCACTTCATATGCTCTTCTATCGGAGCTTATATTGcaatcaaagtgcttaaaacaAAGCCGCTGATCGAGGTTGCCTCGGAGGATCGATGGAGAAGGATATTCCCAATGTCATTTGTATTCTGCATAAACATTGTGTTGGGGAATGTAAGCCTGCGGTACATTCCAGTCTCCTTCATGCAGACAATAAAATCTTTTACTCCTGCGACGACAG TGATTCTGCAGTGGTTGGTCTGGAGGAAATATTTTGAGTGGCGCATTTGGGCTTCTTTGGTCCCAATAGTGGGAGGAATTCTGCTAACTTCGATAACTGAGCTTAGCTTCAACATGTTTGGTTTCTGTGCTGCCATGGTTGGCTGCCTGGCCACATCCACAAAGACCATCCTGGCAGAGTCTCTACTCCATGGATACAAATTCGACag CATCAACACGGTGTACTACATGGCGCCCTTTGCGACTATGATCCTGTCAGCGCCGGCGATGGTGCTGGAAGGCAGCGGCGTGATCAACTGGCTCTACACCTACGAGCCCGTGGTCCCTGCGCTGATCATCATCGTCACGTCAGGGGTTCTGGCCTTCTGCCTCAACTTCTCCATCTTCTACGTGATCCACTCCACCACGGCCGTGACCTTCAACGTGGCCGGCAACCTcaaggtggcggcggcggtgctggtgTCGTGGACGATCTTCCGGAACCCGATCTCGGCCATGAACGCGGTCGGTTGCGCCATCACGCTTGTCGGCTGCACCTTCTACGGCTACGTGAGGCACCTCATCTCGCAGCAGGCCGCCGTGGCGCCGAGCCCGCGCACGCCCAGAGGCCGGATGGAGATGCTGCCGCTCACGGGCGAGAAGCAAGGGGACAAGATGTAG